TTGCCGAAACTTGACCCGCCACGAGAAAAGAATGTAACATAAATAACGCAAACATATCCGGCACACACTCAAAATACTCCAACAGAACTCAGAGTCTTTCGAAGATTTTATTTCTTGAACAACAATTTCAGGTTATTTGAGAGAGACAACTTCTTCTTACCTAGCTACCTCCTTTCCTCTCCGTCCCCGCTAAGATTTGAAGCAAGAAAACCATGGCAATCCATGCCGAAAACGGAGAGGTTTGTCTGTTTGTTACTTTCTTCTTGTTGCAGTCGAAAATATTAGTGTTACGATCTTCGATTCTAATGCCTTTTCGTTTGCTGTATCAGGGGAAGTTGACTGCAATGGTAGTTTGTTGGCTTCTTGGAAATGGATGTATGTTCTCATGGAACAGTATGTTAACCATCGTCGATTACTTCGGTTTCGTCTTCCCGGTACTCACATCACCACTTAATTTCATGTTCTAATTTTGATTATCCAATGTTTTTCAATTAGTGAatcaatttttgtttgttttggtagaattaTCACCCATCTAGGGTTCTAACCCTAGTTTACCAACCATTCGCAACTGTAACACTTGCGATTTTAGCTTACAATGAAGCAAAAAtcaatacaagaagaagaaatttacaagGTTATCTCCTGTTCTTCGTCAGTTCTTTGCTGATTCTTGTTGTAAGTATAGATACTCACCCCTAATGTCGATTGAAACTTATAATCTCCAATTTAGGGTGCAATTAAGAGCTCAAATTGATGTTTTAATCCTTTTTTGGGTGGATTAGTTGGACTTAGCTACATCCGGGAGAGGTGGAATTGGGACGTTCATTGGTATATGTTTGGTTAGTGCGGCATTTGGAGTTGCAGATGCACATGTTCAAGGTGGAATGATTGGGGATTTATCATTCATGTGCCCCGAGTTCTTGCAAGTAAGTTCATGGTCCAGGAttcacaatttcaattttcatgtgCTTTTGCAGGTTATATGCCATTGCAATTTGCATTAAATGCGAGAGTCTAATGTTTATGTATGTTCTTATCTAAATAGTCTTTCTTGGCTGGCCCGGCTGCATCTGGTGCTCTAACGTCTGCCTTGAGGTTGATTACAAAAGCAGCATTCGAGAATTCCAAGAATGGCCTTCGCAAGGGAGCTTGTACGTAAACTCCTATCTATTACTGAATGACATTGATAAGATGTTGAGATAATTCTCTTGTTGTTAGTACTTATTATACATCTTAACTCTAAATTGCAGTGCTGTTCTTTGGAATTTCTGCATTTTTTGAGCTACTATGTGTACTTCTGTATGCGTATGTCTTCCCCAAGTTGCCTATTGTGAAGTACTACCGTGCCAAAGCAGCCTCAGAAGGATCCAAGACTGTTTCTGCTGATCTTGCTGCTGGCGGAGTGAAAACAGTACTACCAGACATTGAACAAGTACCGTCTCTCTCGCGTGTTTTGAGATTTAAATATATATTTGGGGAAATTTGATGAGCATGGATTTCAACTAAACTTTGTAACTTTTGCAGGCTGCACAAGAGGAACGCTTATCCAACAAACAGTTGCTTCGCCAAAACATTGACTACGCTGTTACAGTGTTTCTTATATACATACTGACGTTATCGATTTTTCCCTGGTTTTTAAGCGAAGATACTGGAAAACACAGCTTGGGCTCTTGGTAAATTCTCAATTACAGAAACCAGAACTAGGCATTTCTCTGACTCTTTATGCTGTTGAGAAAATTTGGTTAATTTGCCTGTTGCTTGGTAATCTTTCAGGTAGGCTCTTGTTTTGATTGCGATGTATAATGTGTGGGATCTAATTGGAAGATACATTCCCGTCATAGAGTGCTTGAAGCTTAAGTCGCGAAAAGGGCTGGTTATTGCATCTCTTTCTCGTTTCCTACTTATTCCGTGTTTTTACTTCACTGCCAAATATGGAGACCAAGGCTGGATGATCCTGCTAACTTCCTATTTAGGTTTGACTAATGGTTATCTCACTGTTTGCGTCCTAACTGTCGCCCCTGAAGGTTACAAGGTTAGTTACTGTGAGATGCCAACTTTCTTCTCATAATACCGTTATTTTTTTCTGCAAAAGGGAATGAATGTGCATTGGTGTTTTGCAGGGTCCGGAACAAAATGCACTGGGGAATTTACTTGTGTTTTTCCTCGGCATGGGTATCTTTGCAGGTGTGACATCTGATTGGTTATGGATCATTGGTAAAGGTTGGTAGTAATGATATTCAACTACATATAGTACATAAAACATTACTTGGGGAAGCCTGAGAGAGGTCGAAATTCCACGCCGTTATCTCCCAATTCCGATATGCATCGCCAGAATTGCCTCGGATCCGTGTGCCAAGAGTCCGCTTGAGCTTGAAAAACAGCATGATCCTTACGTTGTTAAGCTCCTACAGCTTTTTATCCATATGACCATCACCTTTACATGTTAACTCTAATTTTAGTTTCTTTTGTTAGACATTATCCGAGTTACAATATACAATTCGATATTTGCAAATCTTGTTGATCTCTTAAATTTTCACTTGTTTTTTGGAAATTAAAATGATTTTACACGGAAAGTAACTCAAAGTTAAAGCTGGATTTAGTATTATATGTTTAATTAATTGAATAAATTATTAAAAGTAGGATTAAAGAGATATCCGTGACTTTGAGAAGCGGTTTAGAATCTGATTGTTTTTTCAACTACTTTTGTAAATAACAAGGTTGTAAACAAACTTGAATGAAACAAAAATGAATCGAATGGAATTCCTTTTGGGAAGTGTAAAGGATCACTCCACTTAGTTAATAAAAGAGAAAGAACAATTTATGAGATTTCATTAGCAAACCACACAATGGAAGCAACATCAGCATCACTACTATCAGTAGCAGGCAAAGGTGGTGATCGTCATGGGAGAGTAGACGGTCTTCTTAAAACGACATTTGGCGACGAACACAGTTCATTGTTCGATCAATTTGAACGGAGATCAATTGAGCTTCAAATTGATAGAGTCGTATTAGGTAGAAGTTCTTCTGAATCAAAAATGGTTCGTTCATATTTCGCACCTGCGTCACCACCaagaccaccaccaccgcctatagAATTATGGAGGGCATTACACAAAGAAGAAGTTCGACAAGGAAAACGTATGAGTGTGTCTAAGGTTTTGAAGAAACTGTTCAGGCCAGTTTTTGGAGTAGGCCGGAAAAGTGAAGCAAGAAGAGGAATTAAAGAAGCAAAAGTAAAAGAGGAGGAGCGTAATCGTCATCCGTTGCAGTGGAAGACATTGAGCAGATCTCTGCGTTTTTGAATTTTATTGTCTTAATTTTTATGAACCTTATTCATTAATCACCATTTCATATTTGTTGATGAGTTTTTTACTAATAAAAAGTTATCATTTTCACCATTTCATAAATGGGCTTTGGGCCCAAAGTTCTACAATTATAAAACTTGAGAGCCAGCCCAGGAGGGTGGGTAATTACCAAGTACCAACCCTTCTTCTCATGAAAGCTACTGTATGTCGGTTTTGTTAATAAGTTTGGCACATCCCACATATGGGTGCTAAAATATATAAAATGTAAGTGTAGAGATAACTAACAAACATCTTCTCGTATTTAACGAAGGTTAACGAAGGTAAAAGCCTCTTTTCCTTATCAATCTTTCCTGCTTTCCTCTTTTTTGAGCCGCAGCCCTAAAACCCCATCTTCTTCCATTCATGGATTACTTCAGGTTTCTCCCTCTGGAGATCACATTAGACATCTTAACCCGCTTACCAACTGAATCCGCCCTTCAATGCAAATCAGTATGCACTAATTGGAGATTCGTTGTTGCTCATCCATCATTCTCGAGATGCACTGTCATCGTCATCTCAATCATCCTGCTTCTGAATCTGCttgtaagttgggttttcttgCTCTcacagattattatgatggttTACACTATTTTGAATATGATGATCATCAGAGAAAAACACCCAATCAAAGAATTACAAGATTTTCTTTTATCCTTCCGGTTGAGAATCGTAGTTTTGTTGGTTCTATTAATGGGTTGATTTGTCTTCTCGACTTATAACGCTATTACCAGAGAATGTGTTACTCTTCGAGAGATTAAGAGAAGAGATGGTGATATTGAATATGAGACTACCAGTTTCGGCTATGTTTCTTCAACCAATGAAtacaaaattgttagattttataAGTCGGGGAAGACTCATTTAGAAGTCCATATATACACTCTAGGCAGTGGCAATGGATGGAGAAACCTTGGGAAGTTCAATTGTGGATCCGCAAATCTATATTTAGAACATAGTGTCTTCTTTGCCAATGAAACTCTTTATTGGCTGGACGATGAATTAAAAATGATTGGTACCTTCGATTTGACGGAGGAGAAGTTTGGTGAACATCTTGCACTACCTCCTTTGCCACCAGACAGAGGGAGGTTTTGTTTACTGGAATAGCAATAggggttttgaatgggtttttgtTTTATGCTCTCCAAGAAAAAGGACACAACAGAAGATATAaatttaatacatggctattaaaaAAGAAGAATCATAATCATGACAAGGAAGAGGGAGACGAACATCGGTCACTGGGTTGGAATAAAGAGTTTAGGATTGACGATATGGACTCAATGGACTTGTTAGCCGTTACGAAGAATGATGGTGTTTTAATTAACAGTGGTCGCATTGATATCAGCATTTATGACACAAAAAATTCAATCTCGAAAAGCCTTGTCAAGTTTAATAGTCGCATTCTTCATGTATTCCTTCACAAGAACACCTTAGTTTCactgaaagaattaggggaaaAAGATGCAAAAGTACTTGAGTCGCTGAATTGAAGGATAGTTTTCTTACTTTCTTATTTGTGTGAACCTAAATGCTGATATTATGATAGTTAGTAACATATTGAGACTACTGATACTTTGTCCTTGTATCATTTATCCAACTTTATGGGATCGTTTTCTTACTTTCTTATTTTAAGCTATATTTCTTTGTTAGCTTTGCATTTTGTTCGTGACCTGACCTTATCTGAATGGGAGCGTATAGTTGGGACTCGAATAAGTAAATGCAGGAATGGAAAGAGATTTCCAGTTGATAATTTTCATGTTCCTTAACATTATTTGATAGATAACTTTAGGGGTCCAGTTTGTGTTGTTAATTATATCTAGTGTCTTGATACTGCAATAATGCACAGTGGTTTGAACTTTGTAATTCAGTGCCGCATACTTCTTTGTCCTAGTTACAAAGTCAGTTTAAGATTTGCTTTTGACAATAACCTTTTAATTCAATGCAATAATGCTATATAACCTTTCGAGAATACTGCAGGTACCGTATTTTCTTTAAGTCTAAAATTTTTGTTGCTCATCATTTTGTCTCATAATTGCTTCAAGTCAGTTTAAGATTTGTGTTCTTAATGCGGCATCAAAACGTGTTCCTTTTACAAAGATTGTACTCCTGTTATCTAGCATCTCCTATCTATAATCTGCCAACAAGTAGCCTAAATTTTAACAAAATTAATTAGAATTTTTCATGAAAAGGTTGCAGCATTTGTTGGACCTTGCTTTATTATGCTTTTACAGTAGTGATCATTGTCTAAGCAGACAATTAGTTGAGACGGTTTAGCATTTGCAATAGCTCAAGGTATTTTGCTTTTCCAGTAAAGATCACTGCGTAGAGTTTGTTTCCTTATTCACCGAACCCCGCAAAGATTGTTTGAAAAATTGAAATCTTCATATACTATTTCAAAGTAGTGTGACGAAACAGTTTTCAAGTCTGGTGAATCCCATAATCTGCTGTGGTTTGAGTTTGCTTCTGCCCTGTGCACTAACTTTTCTGAGTGTAACCTTTTTGCTGCTGGCGATGTTTCTAATGTGGAGCGTCTTGCATCTGTTTTTTTTGAGCACATTCCGTTGCAGTCTGGTGCAATTCGTATATCAAAGAAGAAAGATTTTAAGCACATTGAAGCCCGTGGGTGTTGAATGCCCTAAAAGTCCTGGCATTAGCGAATTAAAACCAAGGAAATAGTTGTTCTCTATGCTTGCATTTGTTCGTACTCAGGTATCTGTTACTGAGCTCTATGAATTCTCGTATCTAGACACCTTTCAATAAAAGAATGTCTCCAGCTTTAAATTttgagggttttttttttctgtgaGGAAAAAAGCTGATTAGCTGTACTTATGAAATTGCAGAATGGTTCCTTTGCTAAAGCAATACGGACTTGGAAGAACAACTTTGGCAAGGAGTTTAAAGGCATTGAAGCATGTCCAATCTGTTACAGTATCATCCACATTGCAAACAGCAGCATCCCTAGACTGGCTTGCTGTTGGGGGAGACTTGAAAAATCCGAGCCGCTATGTGCAATACGAAAACCACATAAGCAATGAAACACAATGCGGAAATAATACAACTATGACGATATAAGAAGCAATCACAAAACACCGGCAATTATGTGGAAAAACCCCTCCAAGGTGAAGGGTAAAAAACCACGGGCAAATCTTCTACTGTAATCAAACAATGGGTTACAcacaattctcccaatttggggaTACACTTTTCTTCAAGATGCAtataacacttggataacaatttgCCTAAATTACACTCACCCCAAAGCATGGATCAACAATTCATTCACCAATAAGATAAGATTCACTATCAATTTGAGAATAGCAAGAGTAAGAGATACTTACTACTAAGGTTTgaacaaaccctagatttttccCCTTTTGAAGAGATGTGGAAATTGATCAATCAATCTTCACCACACTAACCAATAGATCCTTAGCTAAgaaccatttcttcttcttcgaagatTAACCCAAAGATCTCACCCAAGAAAACATCAATCAATGGTGACTTTACCTCTCTTTCTCTCCCACTCTCTCTCTACCTCCTTTTTCTTTCTCAAACTTGAGAAGATGAACCCGTGAGACAAAAATGTCTCCTGATGCCTTTTAACTTAACTTGGACATTTGTTAACCTCATCCCTTAAAGTGTTAGGAGGATACCTCCACTGTTGGGCCACCATAAGGCGTGACCGTAGCCCAACAATCTCCTCCTCACGACTTATGGCGAGGTACCCGTCACCACCAAACCTTCCCTGCTGCAGAAATACACATGCTTGCACTTAGGTAGTGACTTTGTCATCATATCAGAACCATTCTCGTCTGTATGGATCTTCTCAATCTGCAAGACCTTCTCATCGAGAACTTCTTGTATCCACTGATACCTAATATTGATGTGCTTGGTCCTCGAGTGAAAACTCGAGTTCTTACTGAGATGAATGGCACTCTGGTTGTCACAGTAAACGATGAACCTTTGTTGCTTCACACCGAGTTCGCGAACAAACCGCTTCATCCATATCATCTCCTTGCAACTCTCTGTAGCTGCGATGTACTCTGCCTCTGTAGTAGACAATGCCACACATCTTTATAACTTGGACTTCCAAGACACAGCTCCCCCTGCATAGGTAAATAAGTAACCCGATGTAGACTTGAGACTGTCTTGAGCACCTTCCCAATCTGAATCTGTGTAACCCACTAACTCTGGCTTATCACCACCATAACACAAACACATATTAGAAGTACCCCTTAGATACCGTAGTATCCATTTCACCGCTTCCCAATGCTCCATACCAGGATTAGCTAGAAATCTGCTTACAACTCCAACTGCATAAGCTATATCCGTCCTTGTACACACTATGGCATACATCAAACTACCAACTGCGGACGCATAAGGAATTTTCTGCATCTTCCATTTCTCAACATCATTCACAGGACATTGATCACGAGTTAACTTAAAATGGTTTGGAAATGGACAACTTACCGGCTCAGCCTTGTCCATATTGAATCTTTTCAACACCTTCTCAATATAGTCTTCTTGTGATAGCCACAGCTTCCTTGCTTTTCTATCACGAGAGATTTGCATGCCAAGAATACGTTTTGCTGCACCCAAGTCTTTCATCGCAAAAGACTTGCTCAGATCAGACTTCAACCTGTcgatcttcttcttatctttgtaaacaatCAGCATGTCGTCAACATATagcaaaagaataaaaaaatcacCATCAGCAAATTTCTGTATgaatacacaatgatctgaagctGTTCTCTTGTAGCCATGTTCCTTCATGAACgattcaaacttcttgtaccatttTCTATgagcttgcttcaaaccatatagaCTCTTTTTTAGCTTGCATACCATATGTTCTTTGCATTTAACTTCAAAACCCTCGGGTTGTGCGATGTACACATCTTCCTCCAACTCACCGTGAAGAAATGTTGTCTTGACATCTAGTTGTTCTATCTCAAGATCCAAACTAGTTGATAATTCCAAGACAACCCGAATAGAAGGAAATCTCACCACTGGTGAGAAAATCTCGTCAAAGTCAACACCTTTTCTCTGCGCATAAGCCTTCACAACTAAGCGTGATTTATACCTTGGTTGTGAGTTACCATCTTCAGTATTGATTCTATACACCCACTTGTTCTTCAGAATTTCCTGGTTCTTTGGCTTGTCAACCAAATCAAAAGTGTCATTCTCATTCAAAGACCCAACCTCTTCTTTCATGGATTTTAACCACTTCTGACTTTCAGGAACACTAAGAGCTTCTTTATAAGACTCTGGTTCACCTGCATCTGTGAGCATGACATACTCATGTGGTGTATACTTCTTTGAAGGTAATGTGGTCCTGCTGGATTTTTTCAACTCAGCTTCTGGTTGTTGGTGTTGCACTTCTTGCTCAACATCACCCACTGGAACATCTTCATGAGCTTCATTTTCATGATTGTGTTCCTTTTCTTCATTACCGTttccatcaacatcatcatcatgttGTTCAAGAGAAGGAACAACTGAATTTGGATCGAAGAATATGTCTTCTTGAAGCTTATAATATTGCATATTGGCTTTTCCTTAATACGCTAAAGGGGTTTTAGATGAGATTGTGAAAATTGAGTTTCATCCAAATGTTGTAACATTGTCGATTTTGATTAATTCGTTATGTCGAAGTAGGAAGTTAAAGAAAGTGGTAGAGGTTTCCGATATCATGGGTAAGATTGGGTGTGAACCTACTATTCAGACTtaccattatttgataaatggaTTGTGTTATGTTGTGTTACTGCCTATGATTTGGATTATGGGAACAGactagatttgagagatcaaaacTCTAATGCTAGTGTGTCAGAGTATATTGAAGCAATCTGTGAGCTAGAATCCTATCCCTGTCTGTCGCAACATTATTCCGGGCTTCTTGTGATCCTTAACAGTGGTTAGGTGTTGCAACTGTTTAAACTGCAGGAAAGAAAATTAAAAGTTGTTAGCCTGTGCCCTCTTGAGATAGCATATGGTTTTAGGTTTGTCTCATTTATAAATCAGTCCTCCCATAATATActacattttcattttttttttccaattattTCAGTCATATTTCTGTGTATCTGCATCTCCAAACATGATTAAAAACCTATCTATACTTGTAATTGAATGTTTTATCAGGTGTGGGATCTTGGTGGGAAAGAACGTTCGAGGACATCCTGGAGTACATGTTATCGTGGTACTCATGCAGTAGCAGTATTAGACAGCACTGACAGAATCTGCCTGATAACCTCTCTCTCCACACCATCAAGAACCACCACTGGCATATTCAAGTTTGCAGTACTCCAACTGGTGATGTTTTGTTTATATGATGGATTGGGATGGGTAGACTCCCTTAGCCCCACCCAAATACCATTTTTCTAACATTTCCGTTCTCAACTTTCATCTTCAGATTTTTATGACTGTCTAATTCCAATCCAATCTGCAGCAATTAGCAAACATGACCAGAAAATGCAAACTCAATTCTAATGTAATATGAACCTCGGCGACGGAAAAGCTACTAGTCAAAACAGAAACTTCAGCAACTGTTTCAGTTTTTCATTCATCTACATaaggaaaattgaaaaaaaagcTTATTCTGTATGACTAGCCATCCATTTGGACGAATTGTATCTTCATTCTGATTTTACTAaaggggaaaaaaaaaatcttcatcttcatccgcaATTTCACAAAAACGATGAAATTTTGCTGATTCGTTTTCGATACAAGAACAGATTTCTAACTGGTGTTCTGAAACCAAGTTCATCCAGTGTTCGACTGCCTGAAAACAATTGCCGGCAATGGTGTACCGTGATCCCACATATGGGTGCCAAAATATAAAATGTGGGTGCCCATATAACAATCTCATTCTCGCATCTTCTGGTATCCGACCAAGGCGCAaaactctctcttttcttttatcATTTTCTCAGTTCTAGAACCCCATATTCTATTGTCTTTCATGGATTACTTCAAGATTCTCCCCCTGGAGATCAAATTAGACATCTTAACCCGCTTACCAACCGAATCGGCCCTTGAATGTAAATCAGTATGCACTAATCGGAGATCTGTTGTTGGTCATCCATCATTTTCTAAGATACACTTTCATCATCATCTCACTCATCATCTTGCTGCTGAATCTGGTGAGTTGGGTTTTCTTGTTTTGACTCGCAGGCGATTACACTATTTCGAATATAATCAGAATCATGATCAGTCAAAAAATCCCATTCAGAGTATTACAAGAATTAATTTTACCCCTCCTTTTAAGCATTTTAGGTTTGTTGGTTCCATTAATGGGTTGGTTTGTCTTCTCGACAACACTTACAACAGACCCAGATCTGTTTGGATTTGTAACCCTATCACCAGAGAATGTCTTATGCTTCCGGAAATCAAAAGAGATTGTGATTCCGATGGGTATAGTTATGACGAGACCAGCTTTGGTTATGTTTCTTCAACCAATGAATACAAAATTGTTAGGTTTTATGAGTTGGAGACCAGTTTAGAAGTCCATATATACACTCTCGGAAGTGGTGATGGATGGAGAAACCTTGGAGAGTTCAATTATGGATCTGAAAGTCTATATTTGGAACATGGGGTTTTCTTTGCCAATGAAACTCTTTATTGGCTGGACGATGAATTAGAAATGATTGGTACCTTCGACATGGCGGAGGAAAAGTTTTGTCAACATCTTGCACCACCTCCTTTGCCACCAGACACTAATTGGATACTCCAATATACTAATAATTTAGggggttttgatgggtttttgttTTTTGCTCTTAAGGACAAAGTTGACGGATTTAATGACATATGGCTACTCAAAAAGAAGAATCATAATCCTGACAAGGAAGAGGGAGAGGAACATCAGTCATTGGGTTGGAGGAAAGAGTTTAGGATTGATGGTATGAAGTCAATGGACTTGTTAGCCGTTAGGAAGAGTGATGGTGTTTTAACCAACAGTGATGATTACATCAACATTTACGACACAAAAACTTCAACCTGTAAAAGCCTTGTGAAGTTTTGGAGTTGCATTGCACAAGTATCTCCTCACAAGAACACCTTAGTTTCATTCAAAGAATTGGGGGAAAAAGATATTAAAGTGATGGAGTCGGCTGAAATTGAGGAGACAAAAAGCAGCGAGCAGCTACAGGAGGATGCGGACGCTGAATACATTTACCTATAAAAACTGGTAACTTTTGTATTTTGAATTTGGATAACAAGTAACGTTTTTGTGGCCTAAATGCTGACATTGTCTTAGTTATTAATATATCGAGCCTATTGTTAATTTGTCGTTGTACCATCCATCCAACTTTATGGGATTGTTATTTGCTTTCTTGTTTTAAGCTATATTGGTTTGTTAGCTTTGCATTTGTTAGTGACCTGACCTTGTTTGAATGGGAGAGTATAGTTGATGTCTACTTTACTTACTTATTGTTTTCATATATGGGAGTCGAA
This genomic stretch from Papaver somniferum cultivar HN1 chromosome 5, ASM357369v1, whole genome shotgun sequence harbors:
- the LOC113278142 gene encoding F-box protein At3g07870-like, which produces MDYFKILPLEIKLDILTRLPTESALECKSVCTNRRSVVGHPSFSKIHFHHHLTHHLAAESGELGFLVLTRRRLHYFEYNQNHDQSKNPIQSITRINFTPPFKHFRFVGSINGLVCLLDNTYNRPRSVWICNPITRECLMLPEIKRDCDSDGYSYDETSFGYVSSTNEYKIVRFYELETSLEVHIYTLGSGDGWRNLGEFNYGSESLYLEHGVFFANETLYWLDDELEMIGTFDMAEEKFCQHLAPPPLPPDTNWILQYTNNLGGFDGFLFFALKDKVDGFNDIWLLKKKNHNPDKEEGEEHQSLGWRKEFRIDGMKSMDLLAVRKSDGVLTNSDDYINIYDTKTSTCKSLVKFWSCIAQVSPHKNTLVSFKELGEKDIKVMESAEIEETKSSEQLQEDADAEYIYL